In Podospora pseudoanserina strain CBS 124.78 chromosome 5, whole genome shotgun sequence, a single window of DNA contains:
- a CDS encoding hypothetical protein (COG:F; COG:P; EggNog:ENOG503NYTN) encodes MATNDNIEPSAPPYSAQPTALQQQSSSSTDIGYPDEKNASAPVQYAVDPEKQSTQAGSLRGDGRSSLPTVILRLVERFFWKVVQVALFIVFSVWWIYGLVKYRHTDGKGWLIPSLIYIAICLRIFFNFVPSSLVMRPVRTVWKHTAVRVYDRVPTHLHHILAALIAVAVFLIGTFVPEETGDNTRANRAISVFGLMVMLGLLTLTSRNWKLIPWRTVIGGMLSQYIIAIFVLRTKAGYDIFKFISDMARALLGFAKDGLIFLTDEDLANSNWFLTGVIPAIIFFIALVQMLYHVGFLAWFIQKFAVFFFWSLRVSGAEAIVASATPFIGQGESAVLIRPFMDHLTKAEIHQIMTCGFATIAGSVLVAYIGMGLNPQALVSSCIMSIPATLAVSKMRWPETEEPITMGKVEVPKNEEDEETVNALHAFTNGSWLGLKIGATIVACLLTTIAFVALINGLLKWWGSYWGMVTDPLLVDENNKILSIQLILSYCLYPVAWLLGVPKQDLLSVAELIGTKVVINEFKAFADLVDPKQKFVDMLPRSKLIATYACCGFGNIGSLGIQIGVLSTISPKRSGDVVKVSISAFLCGVLCTLTSASIAGMLYNDGMIDMS; translated from the exons ATGGCGACCAACGACAACATCGAGCCCAGTGCTCCTCCCTACTCGGCCCAGCCCACTGCCCTTCAGCAGCAGTCTAGCTCCAGCACCGACATTGGATACCCAGACGAAAAGAACGCCTCGGCCCCCGTTCAGTATGCTGTCGACCCCGAGAAGCAGAGCACCCAGGCTGGCTCCCTTCGCGGCGACGGGAGAAGTTCGCTACCTACCGTCATCTTGCGGCTTGTGGAGAGGTTTTTCTGGAAGGTCGTCCAGGTAGCTCTGTTTATCGTCTTCAGCGT ATGGTGGATTTATGGCCTCGTCAAGTACCGACACACCGACGGCAAGGGATGGTTGATTCCCTCCTTGATCTACATCGCCATCTGTCTTcgcatcttcttcaactttGTTCCATCGTCTCTGGTCATGCGCCCTGTGCGCACCGTCTGGAAGCACACGGCTGTCCGGGTGTACGATCGAGTGCCTactcacctccaccacattcTTGCCGCCTTgatcgccgtcgccgtcttCTTGATCGGCACCTTTGTGCCTGAAGAGACCGGTGACAACACCCGCGCCAACCGGGCCATCTCCGTCTTCGGTCTCATGGTTATGCTTGGTCTCCTGACGCTTACGTCGCGAAACTGGAAGCTCATCCCCTGGCGTACCGTCATTGGTGGCATGCTGTCCCAGTACATCATTGCCATCTTCGTCCTTCGCACAAAGGCGGGCTACGACATCTTCAAGTTCATCTCGGACATGGCTCGTGCCCTGCTCGGCTTCGCCAAGGACGGTttgatcttcttgacggATGAGGATCTGGCCAACAGCAACTGGTTCTTGACCGGTGTCATTCCCGCCATCATTTTCTTCATCGCCCTCGTCCAGATGTTGTACCACGtcggcttcctcgcctgGTTCATTCAGAAGTTtgccgtcttcttcttctggagTTTGAGAGTGTCTGGCGCCGAAGCCATCGTCGCGTCCGCCACCCCCTTTATTGGCCAGGGTGAATCGGCCGTCTTGATTCGTCCCTTCATGGACCATCTCACCAAGGCCGAAATCCACCAGATCATGACTTGCGGTTTTGCGACCATTGCTGGTTCCGTCTTGGTGGCCTACATTGGCATGGGTCTCAACCCCCAGGCTCTTGTGTCGTCTTGCATCATGTCCATTCCTGCCACCCTCGCCGTGTCCAAGATGCGCTGGCCCGAGACGGAGGAGCCCATCACCATGGGCAAGGTCGAGGTGCCCAAGaacgaggaagatgaggagacTGTCAACGCTCTTCACGCCTTCACCAACGGCTCGTGGCTCGGTCTCAAGATTGGTGCCACCATTGTGGCCTGCCTCTTGACCACGATTGCCTTCGTTGCCTTGATCAATGGTCTCCTCAAGTGGTGGGGCAGCTACTGGGGCATGGTGACTGACCCTCTCCTCGTCGACGAGAACAACAAGATCCTGTCCATCCAGCTCATTCTCTCCTACTGCCTTTATCCCGTCGCTTGGTTGCTGGGTGTGCCCAAGCAGGATCTTCTTTCGGTGGCTGAGCTCATTGGCACCAAGGTGGTCATCAACGAGTTCAAGGCTTTTGCCGATCTCGTCGACCCCAAGCAGAAGTTCGTCGATATGCTTCCCCGTTCCAAGCTTATCGCTACCTATGCCTGCTGc GGTTTCGGAAACATTGGTTCCCTCGGCATTCAGATTGGTGTTCTTTCCACCATTTCCCCCAAGCGGTCCGGTGATGTGGTCAAGGTgtccatctcggccttccTCTGCGGTGTTCTGTGCACCTTGACATCGGCCAGCATTGCCGGCATGCTCTACAACGATGGCATGATTGATATGTCGtaa
- a CDS encoding hypothetical protein (EggNog:ENOG503PE0D; COG:S), whose translation MQHIFSLAQSTYVWLGHGNDRSDLAMEYLSQLARFGRQLPLRICTAPDAATARAESARYREAVWEAMRCELLHSWGVLSFESSSMLKT comes from the coding sequence ATGCAGCACATCTTCTCCCTAGCACAGTCGACCTATGTTTGGCTGGGACATGGCAATGACCGGAGTGATCTAGCTATGGAGTATCTATCGCAATTAGCAAGATTCGGCAGGCAGCTACCGCTGCGTATCTGTACTGCTCCTGATGCAGCAACCGCGAGGGCTGAGTCTGCGAGGTATAGGGAGGCCGTGTGGGAAGCGATGAGATGTGAGCTCCTTCATTCTTGGGGCGTCCTGTCTTTTGAATCTTCTTCGATGCTAAAAACATGA
- the pnk1 gene encoding DNA kinase/phosphatase Pnk1 (COG:L; EggNog:ENOG503NX2Q), producing the protein MQRLSGRALHVPVLLLFWVSQIHRVNHFSASVAISTMSPSKPSFKRSADNRSISPPPLKRKAQTAISKSAVASFFTPASQKPKEPTVWSERSPDDNSPATLLVAKYDKTEPDAPAIKRRKIAAFDLDSTLIATASGKKHAGDSADWKWWHESVPARLRQLYQDEGYQVVIFTNQGGLTLHPDPKTKAPVKFTKNRVAGFKAKCNAVLGQLGIPVTLYAATGKDIFRKPRPGMWEELKKDYSLPEEEIDRENSIFVGDAGGRTAELKGQAKDFSCSDRNLASNIGIKYLTPEEYFLGEKSREFKRDFDLENFPLPEEEEETPRFEKKHEKEMVLFVGPPGAGKSTFFWKELKPLGYERVNQDLLKSKDKCFKTATEWLKDGESVVIDNTNADPDTRAQWVDLAKKHKVPIRCVWFKTPLHLCEHNSAVRALNKSLNPEDRQLLPQLAFNGFKSRFKEPKDKEGFDDITEVEFKFKGSKEEYAIWGKYWV; encoded by the exons ATGCAGCGCCTCTCTGGCAGAGCTCTCCACGTGCccgtgttgttgttgttttgggtaTCGCAAATACATCGAGTGAATCACTTCTCCGCCAGCGTCGCTATATCTACCATGTCTCCGTCAAAACCGTCCTTTAAGCGTTCAGCCGACAACCGATCCATatctccgcctcctctgAAGCGCAAAGCCCAAACTGCCATCTCGA AAAGTGCCGTAGCCAGCTTCTTCACGCCCGCCTCTCAGAAACCGAAAGAGCCTACTGTCTGGTCAGAACGAAGTCCCGACGACAACTCTCCTGCCACCTTACTCGTTGCCAAGTACGACAAGACCGAGCCCGACGCCCCGGCCATCAAAAGGAGGAAGATCGCCGCCTTTGACCTCGACTCAACCCTTATAGCAACAGCGTCGGGAAAGAAGCACGCCGGCGACTCTGCAGACTGGAAATGGTGGCATGAGTCGGTCCCCGCCCGCCTGCGGCAGCTTTACCAAGACGAAGGCTACCAAGTggtcatcttcaccaaccaaGGCGGCCTAACCCTCCATCCCGATCCCAAGACTAAAGCCCCCGTCAAGTTCACCAAGAACCGCGTCGCCGGCTTCAAAGCAAAATGCAATGCTGTCCTGGGACAGCTCGGGATACCTGTCACATTATACGCCGCGACAGGCAAGGACATATTTCGAAAGCCTCGGCCGGGCATGTGGGAGGAGCTTAAGAAAGATTACAGCCTCCCAGAGGAGGAGATAGATCGGGAGAACAGCATTTTTGTCGGTGACGCGGGCGGTAGGACAGCAGAGCTCAAAGGGCAGGCCAAGGACTTTAGCTGTTCGGACAGGAACTTGGCGAGTAATATCGGGATCAAGTACCTCACGCCAGAAGAATACtttttgggggagaagtCAAGGGAGTTTAAGCGGGATTTCGACCTGGAGAATTTCCCGTtgcccgaggaggaggaagagacacCAAGAtttgagaagaagcacgagaaggagatggtcCTCTTCGTTGGCCCTCCTGGTGCAGGCAAAAGCACCTTTTTCTGGAAGGAGCTCAAGCCATTAGGTTACGAGAGGGTTAACCAGGATTTGCTAAAGAGCAAGGACAAGTGTTTCAAGACTGCTACGGAGTGGCTCAAGGATGGGGAGTCGGTTGTCATCG ACAACACGAATGCAGACCCCGATACACGCGCCCAGTGGGTTGACTTGGCCAAAAAGCACAAAGTACCCATCCGGTGCGTGTGGTTTAAAACACCCCTCCATTTGTGCGAGCACAACAGCGCGGTCAGGGCGCTCAACAAGAGTCTGAATCCTGAAGATCGACAGCTACTCCCGCAGCTTGCGTTCAACGGCTTCAAGTCAAGGTTCAAGGAgcccaaggacaaggagggtTTCGACGACATCACGGAGGTGGAGTTCAAGTTTAAGGGGTCCAAGGAAGAGTACGCCATCTGGGGCAAGTATTGGGTGTAA
- the HGT1_2 gene encoding high affinity glucose transporter (COG:P; EggNog:ENOG503NVJ9) has product MWKIGNIYFIAAVAVIGGALFGFDISSMSAIISTQPYLCQFNQRGHDENGLCLGPTDDVQGGITAAMPGGSWLGALVSGIVSDAFGRKTSIQLGAIIWIIGSVVVCASVNIPMLAIGRVINGFSVGICSAQVPVYISEISPPSKRGRLIGFQQWAITWGILIMFFICYGSSFIPGTAAFRLPWGLQAVPAVLLFLGLVFLPESPRWLAKKDRWEQAVEVLTLIHGKGDPNSPWVIRELSEIREVVEFERANADVSYFELFTPGMINRTQVGVFTQIWSQLTGMNVMMYYITYVFTMAGLSEPGTNAVLLPSGIQFVINVVMTVPALLWMDRWGRRPTLLVGAFLMCFWLCINAGLFAVYGRAPYPGEFTSTAESMAVEGPPAKAIIAATYLFVASFAPTWGPVSWTYPPELFPLRLRGKAVALCTSANWAFNFALAYFVPAAFANITWRVYLIFATFCAAMFLHVFFMFPETANKPLEEIEEMFDDTKPGAIKYIGTPAWKTKNTRNLALRQERNETLSSEEKMGVSGEHKESAA; this is encoded by the exons ATGTGGAAGATCGGCAACATATACTTCATCGCCGCCGTGGCGGTGATCG GCGGAGCCTTGTTTGGCTTTGATATTTCGTCCATGTCGGCTATCATCTCGACCCAACCCTATCTCTGCCAGTTCAACCAAAGGGGCCATGATGAGAATGGCCTCTGTCTCGGACCCACTGACGACGTTCAGGGTGGTATCACTGCTGCCATGCCCGGCGGCTCTTGGCTCGGCGCTCTCGTGTCTGGCATTGTCTCGGATGCTTTTGGGCGCAAGACTTCGATTCAGCTTGGCGCCATTATCTG GATTATTGGTTCAGTGGTTGTATGCGCTTCGGTCAACATTCCCATGTTGGCCATTGGTCGCGTCATCAACGGGTTCTCGGTCGGAATATGCTCTGCCCAAGTTCCTGTGTACATCTCTGAAATCTCCCCTCCTTCGAAGCGCGGTCGTCTCATCGGTTTCCAACAATGGGCTATCACCTGGGGCATACTCATCATGTTCTTCATCTGCTACGGCAGCTCCTTCATCCCGggcaccgccgccttccGTCTTCCTTGGGGTCTTCAAGCTGTTCCCGCCGTCCTCCTGTTCCTGGGACTGGTCTTTCTTCCGGAGTCCCCTCGCTGGCTCGCCAAGAAGGATCGTTGGGAGCAAGCCGTGGAAGTGCTGACGCTGATCCACGGAAAGGGAGATCCCAACTCTCCATGGGTCATAAGGGAGCTATCGGAGATTCGCGAGGTGGTTGAGTTTGAGCGCGCCAATGCTGATGTCAGCTACTTTGAGCTCTTCACTCCCGGCATGATTAACCGAACCCAGGTCGGCGTCTTTACGCAAATTTGGTCGCAGTTGACGGGCATGAATGTCATGATGTACTACATTACCTATGTTTTCACCATGGCAGGCCTGTCCGAGCCTGGTACCAACGCCGTCCTTCTCCCGAGCGGCATTCAGTTTGTCATCAATGTCGTGATGACCGTTCCCGCCCTCCTCTGGATGGATCGCTGGGGTCGCCGACCGACTCTCCTTGTGGGCGCATTCCTGATGTGTTTCTGGCTGTGTATCAACGCAGGCCTCTTTGCCGTCTACGGCCGCGCGCCCTACCCCGGAGAGTTCACCTCGACGGCAGAGTcgatggcggtggagggACCGCCCGCCAAGGCTATCATCGCTGCAACTTACCTGTTTGTCGCCTCATTTGCGCCCACCTGGGGTCCTGTCTCCTGGACCTACCCTCCCGAGCTGTTCCCCCTTCGTCTTCGTGGAAAAGCGGTTGCCCTGTGCACATCGGCAAATTGGGCCTTCAACTTTGCCCTGGCCTACTTTGTTCCTGCGGCCTTTGCCAACATTACCTGGAGGGTCTATCTTATTTTTGCGACATTCTGCGCAGCCATGTTCCTGCATGTATTTTTCATGTTCCCGGAAACCGCCAACAAGCCGcttgaggagattgaggagatgTTTGATGATACCAAGCCTGGCG CCATCAAGTATATTGGGACTCCCGCTTGGAAGACCAAAAATACGCGCAATCTTGCCCTCAGACAGGAGCGCAACGAAACGTTGTCGTCGGAGGAAAAGATGGGTGTCTCTGGAGAACACAAGGAATCAGCTGCTTGA